CCATTCTGTAAGCACGCAGTATGACTATTTGTTTAACAAATCTTTTCATCTACATTGGAATGCTTTTTATTCACGCAAAAATTTATCGCTTTCTCCCACAGGGATATACTCATCTCGAGATCACGAAGACCCAAGAGATTTGCTTTTATCAAATTTAGGCAGTGATATTAGTTTGAAGCATTATTTTGGTGAGAGTAGGCATTCCCTCAAATATGGACTAAACTATCAGCTTATAAGCACAAAGGAGCGCTATCTCACTACTGAAAGTCTCAAAAACAACAATCGGGCATATGAAAAGACTGCTATTTATGGGGGCTTTATCGGTGCGAATTTCAATCTTTTAGAATCTTTAAGCCTTGAGCTAGGCTCGCGTTATGATAGCTTTGTATATGAAGATAAAGTTAGTAAAACGCATAATACACAAGGATTTAGTCCCTATGTCTCACTTCTTTATACACCTATAAATGAATTAAGCCTTAAAATCACACAAAACTATAACACGCGAGGAGTTATGCCTATGGACGCCTCAATTCTTGCCGACCCTAGCGTAACTATTAAGCCTCTCAAGGCAGAGGGTATGCACAATACAGAATTTGATATGGACTATGATAATAGCCTTTTTAGCGCACATATTGCACTTTATCACCAATATCTTAAAAACTTTATTAATACTTATGTCAATAATGCAAGTAATACCGCCGTTCACGGAAGCGAGAACTTCTCGCGTCAAAATATGGATAGTGCTATCCGAATACTCGGCTATGAGGCGAATATAGGGCTAGATTTTAGCTTTGTTGATGTGCATCTAGGTGTCGCACAAAACTTCCCCACATACAACAATAAAACGATTACCGATACCTTTGAGCTTATGGCAGTGAGTGGAAGGAGTTACTATCTAAGTGCAGGATTACGACCTTTTAGTGCATTACCACAATTTCAGATTCTATGGCTTAGTCGCTTTAGTGAAGGCATAGACTATCAAGGCTACAATATGTATCGCGGGGAGTTAGCCTCTATTAACAAAAAGGCTTACAATGTGCATAATATTTACTTTACTTATGATGTGAAATCGTATTTGAGTTTGCGCTTGGCATTTTTAAATATTACAAACAAAACCTATGCTAATCCCTACACCCCACTTAATGAGCTTTATTCAATGGATTCGGGCAATACACCTCTTTATGAACCCGGTTTTAGCACAAAATTCCAAATTGCACTTTCGTTTTAGAAAAATAGAATCTTTTGGTATAATCGCTTCATTTAACAATTTTTAAGCGCAAAAAGGAGTGATTATGAATCTTTCAAAAGTATCAGTGGGTGAAAATCCAAATAAAATCAATGTCATTATTGAGATTCCCTATGGTTCAAATATCAAATATGAAGTTGATAAGGACAGCGGTTTAGTTGTCGTAGATAGAGTAATGTATGGTGCGATGTTTTATCCTGCAAACTATGGCTTTGTGCCCAATACGCTTGCAGATGATGGCGACCCTGTTGATGTGCTTGTGCTCAACACTTATCCACTTCAAGCAGGAAGTATGATTGCCTCTCGGCTCATTGGAGTGCTGATTATGGAAGATGAAAGCGGAATGGACGAAAAACTGATTGCCGTGCCAATTTCTAAAATTGACCCCTCATTTGAAGGGATTCAAAGTTTAGCAGATTTGCCCCAAATCACGCTTGAACGAATTAAAAATTTCTTTGAAACTTACAAAACATTAGAACCAAACAAATGGGTAAAAGTCAAAGAATATAAAGATAAAGCCGCTGCACAAGCAATTTTAGATAAATCAATCAAAGCTTATAAGAGCGAGTAGGATTTATAAAGTTATACCT
This DNA window, taken from Helicobacter sp. MIT 21-1697, encodes the following:
- a CDS encoding TonB-dependent receptor plug domain-containing protein, which encodes MKSISHTILIPALTSMTFTNMTRADEYNTSKSVNLSPLVTTAQAVSHTNVSVIDSKFIANTQARDLREVFNKNAEIQVGGSSQIAQKLYIRGFEDRMFRVRIDGITQSGNLLHHQGNLFFDPFLVKNIEIEKGLANVEYGAGALAGGINITTKNAFDLLGANRNYGAHFNIGGQTNKGVDTSLATYGKIKENFGLVASYNFDDVPYYRSGDGNKVSSSPAKAHNALFKLTFLPKENHSFNVNYHFNNVNSVSPYAANILTLGASPQLYASKLFAHSVSTQYDYLFNKSFHLHWNAFYSRKNLSLSPTGIYSSRDHEDPRDLLLSNLGSDISLKHYFGESRHSLKYGLNYQLISTKERYLTTESLKNNNRAYEKTAIYGGFIGANFNLLESLSLELGSRYDSFVYEDKVSKTHNTQGFSPYVSLLYTPINELSLKITQNYNTRGVMPMDASILADPSVTIKPLKAEGMHNTEFDMDYDNSLFSAHIALYHQYLKNFINTYVNNASNTAVHGSENFSRQNMDSAIRILGYEANIGLDFSFVDVHLGVAQNFPTYNNKTITDTFELMAVSGRSYYLSAGLRPFSALPQFQILWLSRFSEGIDYQGYNMYRGELASINKKAYNVHNIYFTYDVKSYLSLRLAFLNITNKTYANPYTPLNELYSMDSGNTPLYEPGFSTKFQIALSF
- the ppa gene encoding inorganic diphosphatase — protein: MNLSKVSVGENPNKINVIIEIPYGSNIKYEVDKDSGLVVVDRVMYGAMFYPANYGFVPNTLADDGDPVDVLVLNTYPLQAGSMIASRLIGVLIMEDESGMDEKLIAVPISKIDPSFEGIQSLADLPQITLERIKNFFETYKTLEPNKWVKVKEYKDKAAAQAILDKSIKAYKSE